Part of the Geoalkalibacter ferrihydriticus DSM 17813 genome is shown below.
GTGCGCAGAAACTTTTCAAACTGCAGATTCCCCTGGCCAAGCCGACCATTATGGCGGGAGTCAATCAGACCGTCATGCTGTCCTTGTCCATGGTGGTGATCGCGGCCATGATCGGTGCGCGGGGGCTGGGCAGCGACGTGTGGCGGGCCATTCAACGCTTTGAACCGGGCAACGGTTTCGAGGCGGGTTTGGGCGTGGTGATCCTGGCCATGGCCCTTGATCGAATTACGCAAAAAGTCGGGGGGCGCAAAAAAGTTTGACCGGAACAACCAACCTCATGCTGAAAAGGAGATGCAGATGCAAAGACACTTGATGAAGATGGCACTCGTGCTGATTGTAGCGATGGCTTTGCTTGTCGGCGGCTGCCAGAAGCAGGAAGATCGTGCGGCGCAGAAAAAAATCGACCTGATTTACGTGGAATGGTCCTCCGAGGTCGCCAGCACCAATGTGGTCAAGGCCGTGTTGCAGGAAAAGCTCGGCTACGAGGTCCAATTGACGCCGGTGAGCGCCGCCGCCATGTGGCAGGGTATCGCCAGCGGCGACGCCGACGCCATGGTCGCAGCCTGGCTGCCGACCACCCACGGCCATTATCTGGAGCGGCTTAGTGGACAGCTTGAAGATCTCGGCCCGAACCTCGACGGCACCCGCATCGGTCTGGTGGTGCCCGCCTATGTCGACATCAATTCCATTACCGAGATCAAGCAGCATGCCGAGCGCTTCGACGGCCGCATAATCGGCATCGATCCCGGCGCCGGGATTATGTCCAAAACCGAAGAAGCCATGGAGGTCTATGGTTTGGACAACCTGCGGTTGATGGAAGGCAGCGGTGCCACGATGACCGCTACCCTGGCCGATGCCATCAATCGTGACCAATGGATGGTGGTGACCGGCTGGACTCCTCACTGGAAATTCGCCCAGTGGGACCTGAAATATCTCGAGGATCCGCAGAATGTCTACGGTGGCGCAGAGCAGATCCATACCATCGTGCGCCAGGGACTCGAAGAGGATATGCCCGAAGTCTATCGCTTCCTCGACAATTTTTCCTGGACCACCGACGACCTGCAGCAGGTCATGGTGTGGAACCGCGAGGATGGCGCGACGCCCTACGCGTCGGCCAAGCGCTGGATCGAGGAAAACCCCGCAAAGGTCGAAGCCTGGCTGCGCTAGGCTGATTGGCGCTGGTGCTGTTGGAACGCAAAAAGCCGCCCCATTTCGGGGGCGGCTTTTTGCGTTCTAGCGCGCGGCGACGAGAGTTTTGAGCTCTTTCAGCAGCCCGCCGACAAAATCATAGCCTTTCTGCCAGAAATCGGGATCGGCCAGATCGATGCCCAGGGGTGCCAGCAGCTCCTGAGGTGAGCGGCTGCCGCCCTGACGCAGGAGTTCGAGATATTTGGGCACGAAGGCTTGCCCCTCCTCAAGATATTTCTGATACAGAGCCAGCACCAGCAGCTCGCCGAAGACATAGCTGAAGCAGTAAAAGCGTGCGTGGATGAAGTGGCTGATGTAGCTCCAACCCCAGCGGTAGGGTTCGATCATCGTCACCGCATCGCCGAACAGCTTGGCGTTTTCCTGCCACCACAGCGCGCAGTAATCCTCGGGCGAAAGCAGCCCTTCGGCGCGGCGGCGGTGGGCGGCGATTTCAAAGCGGGTGAGCACGGTTTGGCGGAAGGTAGTGGCGATGATGTCCTCGAGCTTCGCGCACAGCAGGCCGATTTTCACCTGCGGATCCGTTTCGCGGTTGAGCAGGTGGCGGGTGAGGAGCATTTCGCCGAATACGCTGGCGGTTTCGGCAAAGGGCAGCGAGGCCTGGTAGTGAAACAGGTTTTGCTCCTGGGACAGGGCGAAATGCACGCCGTGGCCGAGTTCGTGGGCGAGGGTCGCGACATCGCGTAGATTGCCGGTGTAGTTGAGCAGCACATAGGGCGCGAAGCCCGGCATCATGCCCATGCAGTAGGCGCCGCCGGTTTTGCCGGGGCGCGGGGCGACGTCGATGCGCTGCTCGTCGAAGAAAGCCGCGGCGGCCTGGGCCAGCTCGGGGGCGAAGCCGGCAAAGGCATCAAGCACCAGGGTACGCGCATCGCTGAATGCGAGGCTGCGGTTTTCGGTGTCCAGGGGCGCGTAGATGTCGGTGTTTTTCATCGTATCGAGGCCCAACAGCTGCTGTTTCAGGCGAAAGTACTCCTGGGCCAGGCCGTAATTGGCTTCCGTCACCTCCATCATGCGCTCGACCATGGCCGGTTCGGCCTCGCTGCTCAGATGGGTCGGTGTCATGATGTCGGGATATTTGCGCAGTTCCACCTCGCGGGCGTGATCCAGGAACAGATTGTTGAAGCAGCTGCTGAGCACCAGCTGGTTGTCGGCATGCTTGTCGAGAAACGCCGCAAAGGCTTCCTCGCGCACCTTGCCGTCGGGATGGTGCAACAGGGCCAGGAGTTCTTCGCCGGTGACCTCGCGGGCCTGCTCTTCGCCGGGCAGGGTGAAGGTGTAGGTCAGGGAGGAAGTCAGCTCCTCGAAGAGCTGGACGAAAGCTTCTTTGCCCGTGAGATCCTTGCGCTTGAGAGCCTTCTCGACCTCTTCGCTCAGGGTGTAGGGCGCATGGGCGCGCATCTGGTGCAGATAGTGGCTGTAGGCGGCGACGCCGGGATCCTTGAGCAGAGCCGCGAAGCGCTCCTCGTCAATGCGCAGCATCTCGAGTTCAAAGAACAGCACCTCCTCGCTGACGCTGCTCCACAGCTCACGAACCCGGGCGAACAACGCCTTGTGCGCATCCGGGCGACTGTCTGCGGAAAACAGCAGTTGCGCGTAAAGATAAGGTTTGAGGCCGATGCGCTGCATCTGTTCGTAGTTGCGCAGGGCGGCGGCAAAGACATCGGCGCTGAGGTTGTCCGAGGCGATGCGGCCGCGAAAATCGCGCCGCAAAGTGCGCGCGGCCTTGCGCAATTGTTCCAGGTCGGCCTCAAGGGCCGGGTCATCAGCGCCCTGGTAGAGGGGCGCAAGATTCCAGGTCGGGCTATCGGCGGCCATGGTGAACTCCTTGAAAGAAAGTAACCTTGCGACCGAGAAGCGGGGCGGCGCCCCTGCCCCTCGGTCGGTGTTGCTGAATGCCTGTTGGTCGGGTTTCAAAAGGTACCGACCTCCCCGGCGCCTGTCAATGAAGAATGGAGCCGGGCGCGCAGCTTTACCTCGATCTCGCAACGGAGCGGGATTGACAAGATTTGGCGGGCGGGCGTACCCTCCCCTTTTCAACCTTCAGGGAGGCCGTGATGAACCGCGAAGAACAGCCCAGCCAAACCCCGCGCGCTAGAAACGCCCAAACGCGTCACCGCCTGCCGCCCATGCTGCCGCGCTACCTGGTGCAGGCCGGCTTTATGCTGTTCTATGTCTGGCTGGCCGTACGTTTCGCCCAGTGGGTGAGTCTGCTCAAAGCGGGGGAGATTCCCGATTTCTCCCGGCCCGCGGCGGTCGACGGTTTTCTGCCTATCAGCGGCCTGATGGGATTGCGCCACTGGTTCGAAGCCGGCCAGTTGTTTCCCGTGCATCCCGCCGCAGCGTTGATCCTGCTCGGGGCCCTGCTCACCGCGCTGCTGCTCAAGCGTGGTTTCTGCTCCTGGGTCTGTCCGGTGTTCCCTCTTTCCGAGGGGCTGTGGCGGCTTGGCGCAAAACTCTGTGGCCGCACCTTTGCTCCGCCTTTCTGGCTCGACCTGCTGTTGCGCAGCCTCAAATACCTGCTGCTGGGGTTTTTCGCCTACCAGATTCTGTGGGTCATGCCCCTGCCCGGCTTGCGCGCATTTCTCGCCTCGCCCTACCACAAGATTTCCGATATCCGCATGCTTGAGTTTTTTCAGCATCCGTCCGCCACGACGCTGGTTGTCATCGGCCTGCTCGCTGTTGCCTGCTTTTTCGTGCAGATGGCCTGGTGTCGCTATCTCTGCCCTTATGGGGCGCTGCTTGGTCTGGTGTCCCTGTTGTCCCTGGGTAAAATCAGCCGGGATGAGCATCTGTGCATCCGCTGCGGAGCATGCAGCGCGCGCTGTCCGGCTTGGCTGCCGGTCATGCACAAGCGCCGCGTACGCTCGGCGGAGTGCTACGCCTGCTACCGCTGTGTTCAGGGCTGTCCGGTGGCCGGAGCGGTAGAATTGACCTGGGCTGGCCGCTGGCGCCTGACCGCTACCGCCTTCGGGGTGCTGCTGGTGGGTATTTTTATCGGTGTATCCCTGTGGGGGCGTCTGACGGGGAACTGGCAGGGTCAGGTCAGTCCCCAGGAGGTTCTTTTCCTGCTGCGCGCCGGAGGCTAAAGCGCGGGGGATGGTTGCGCTCCGCGTTATCTGCGATAATATATTTGATAATGATTTTCCGGAATGCGGATCGTTTTCTACACCTAGGGAGGTTTCTATGGAAAACATTGTTCGAAAGCCGCGTTGGGCAGGATGGGCCCGCGCAATTCTGCCGGCCCTCATGGCCTGCCTGTTGTTTGCTCCGCCCACCGGTGCAGCGCAGGAGCGCGCCGATATGTCTAAACGCCTCGGAGATCGGGCGCCGATCTTCCAGGTTGCCACGTCGCAGGGCACGCTGGTGGATTACGACAAGGATTATTACGGCCGTCATCATCTGGTGATGACTTTCGTTCCAGCCGCTTTTACCCCTGTCTGAACGGGGGAAATGGAGGGTCATCAGAGAAATCTTTATCTCTATGACCGCTTCAACGCCCGCGTGGCGGGCGTCAGTCGTGACCAGGTTGCAACCCTTGAATTCTGGGCCAAAGATTTGGGTCTGGAGTTCCCCATTTTTTCCAACCCCATCGGCCATATCGGCATCTGGTTTAATGCCTTGCAGGCCGGCTATCCCATGTTCAATCGTACCACGGTGATCATCGACAAATGGGGTGTGATCCGCTACATGCAACCCGGCAATCCCGACTATCGCGGAATTCTCACCGTGCTCAAGCAGCTTCATGAAGAGGAGGGTCAGCGATGAGAGGATTGCGGATGCGCATTCTGGGGCTGGCCGCGGCCTTGTTGTTGCCCCTGAGCGGCTGTGCCCTGCTCCAACCACCCCCGGCGGATGATTCGGCGAGTTCACTCAAGCGCGAGGGCGAGGCGCTGGTCTGGCAGGAAGAATACAGATTCGTACCGCCGCCGGCACCCTGGCAGATCATCGATCTGGACGAGGACGACTATTCGGTGGCCTATATGAAGTTGTGTGACGAGGCCTACCCCTGCCAGAGCACCCTGGCCTATGCCGAAGAGCCTT
Proteins encoded:
- a CDS encoding glycine betaine ABC transporter substrate-binding protein; the protein is MQRHLMKMALVLIVAMALLVGGCQKQEDRAAQKKIDLIYVEWSSEVASTNVVKAVLQEKLGYEVQLTPVSAAAMWQGIASGDADAMVAAWLPTTHGHYLERLSGQLEDLGPNLDGTRIGLVVPAYVDINSITEIKQHAERFDGRIIGIDPGAGIMSKTEEAMEVYGLDNLRLMEGSGATMTATLADAINRDQWMVVTGWTPHWKFAQWDLKYLEDPQNVYGGAEQIHTIVRQGLEEDMPEVYRFLDNFSWTTDDLQQVMVWNREDGATPYASAKRWIEENPAKVEAWLR
- a CDS encoding M3 family oligoendopeptidase, which gives rise to MAADSPTWNLAPLYQGADDPALEADLEQLRKAARTLRRDFRGRIASDNLSADVFAAALRNYEQMQRIGLKPYLYAQLLFSADSRPDAHKALFARVRELWSSVSEEVLFFELEMLRIDEERFAALLKDPGVAAYSHYLHQMRAHAPYTLSEEVEKALKRKDLTGKEAFVQLFEELTSSLTYTFTLPGEEQAREVTGEELLALLHHPDGKVREEAFAAFLDKHADNQLVLSSCFNNLFLDHAREVELRKYPDIMTPTHLSSEAEPAMVERMMEVTEANYGLAQEYFRLKQQLLGLDTMKNTDIYAPLDTENRSLAFSDARTLVLDAFAGFAPELAQAAAAFFDEQRIDVAPRPGKTGGAYCMGMMPGFAPYVLLNYTGNLRDVATLAHELGHGVHFALSQEQNLFHYQASLPFAETASVFGEMLLTRHLLNRETDPQVKIGLLCAKLEDIIATTFRQTVLTRFEIAAHRRRAEGLLSPEDYCALWWQENAKLFGDAVTMIEPYRWGWSYISHFIHARFYCFSYVFGELLVLALYQKYLEEGQAFVPKYLELLRQGGSRSPQELLAPLGIDLADPDFWQKGYDFVGGLLKELKTLVAAR
- a CDS encoding 4Fe-4S binding protein encodes the protein MNREEQPSQTPRARNAQTRHRLPPMLPRYLVQAGFMLFYVWLAVRFAQWVSLLKAGEIPDFSRPAAVDGFLPISGLMGLRHWFEAGQLFPVHPAAALILLGALLTALLLKRGFCSWVCPVFPLSEGLWRLGAKLCGRTFAPPFWLDLLLRSLKYLLLGFFAYQILWVMPLPGLRAFLASPYHKISDIRMLEFFQHPSATTLVVIGLLAVACFFVQMAWCRYLCPYGALLGLVSLLSLGKISRDEHLCIRCGACSARCPAWLPVMHKRRVRSAECYACYRCVQGCPVAGAVELTWAGRWRLTATAFGVLLVGIFIGVSLWGRLTGNWQGQVSPQEVLFLLRAGG
- a CDS encoding redoxin domain-containing protein, encoding MEGHQRNLYLYDRFNARVAGVSRDQVATLEFWAKDLGLEFPIFSNPIGHIGIWFNALQAGYPMFNRTTVIIDKWGVIRYMQPGNPDYRGILTVLKQLHEEEGQR